A region of Halalkaliarchaeum desulfuricum DNA encodes the following proteins:
- a CDS encoding ABC transporter ATP-binding protein, translated as MTDTEETAGEAVPEDGSLLQVRNLTKYFYEQDTLLDRLFGEEPVAVRAVDGLDFDIERGETLGLVGESGCGKSTAGETLLRLQQPTDGVVRFDGQNVYELASADLDRFRRNAQIVFQDPFSSLDPRMTIGETVKQPLDVHDWPLSDGEVDTEASVTTDGIDPDVVSVSIADDVDKIVPPEDGTVTVQVEVSENSEEGRADDRRADDRRADDRRADDRRADDRRVDTDGDVRASVQEDLFIEVAANGDAVDVTVTIDRSDDELRRERVEWLLDRVGLSEDQFDRYPHEFSGGQRQRVGIARALALDPEFVVLDEPTSALDVSVQAQILNLLNELQAEFGLTYLLISHDLSVIRHICDRVAVMYLGEIVEIAPSEEIFTQPQHPYTEALLESVPRVDTDERDRDIETLSGDVPSPRDPPSGCRFRTRCPVVIPPESVDVDQVSYRTVLSVRDRIRDRDIDVEGARELVGQEASVGNVDERVTERILERLFDVELPEPHRERVKDAVEAVVDDDWERAESELSAYRSICEVVSPELHPEADHPAACHRRKQPSEVRTAVENADVSLDETNT; from the coding sequence ATGACTGACACAGAGGAGACGGCCGGAGAAGCTGTCCCGGAAGACGGGTCGCTACTCCAGGTGCGGAACCTCACGAAGTACTTCTACGAACAGGACACGCTGCTGGATCGGCTGTTCGGCGAGGAACCGGTCGCAGTCCGTGCCGTCGACGGACTCGACTTCGACATCGAACGCGGGGAAACGCTCGGCCTGGTCGGCGAGTCGGGGTGTGGCAAGTCGACGGCCGGGGAGACGCTGTTGCGGCTCCAGCAACCGACGGACGGAGTCGTTCGGTTCGACGGACAAAACGTCTACGAACTCGCGTCGGCCGACCTCGATCGCTTCCGACGCAACGCACAGATCGTCTTTCAGGATCCGTTCTCCAGTCTCGATCCGCGGATGACGATCGGCGAGACGGTCAAACAGCCCCTGGACGTTCACGACTGGCCGCTGAGCGACGGTGAGGTCGATACGGAGGCGTCGGTGACCACCGACGGGATCGATCCCGACGTGGTCTCCGTCTCCATCGCCGACGACGTAGACAAGATCGTCCCTCCGGAAGATGGAACTGTGACTGTCCAGGTTGAAGTGTCCGAGAACTCCGAGGAGGGCCGGGCCGACGACCGCCGGGCCGACGACCGCCGGGCCGACGACCGCCGGGCCGACGACCGCCGAGCCGACGACCGCCGGGTCGACACCGACGGCGACGTTCGGGCATCGGTGCAGGAGGACCTCTTTATCGAGGTAGCCGCGAACGGGGACGCGGTCGACGTCACGGTGACGATCGACCGATCCGACGATGAATTGCGCCGAGAACGGGTGGAGTGGCTCCTCGATCGCGTGGGGCTCTCCGAGGACCAGTTCGACAGATACCCCCACGAGTTCTCCGGGGGCCAACGACAGCGCGTGGGCATCGCCCGGGCGCTGGCGCTCGATCCCGAGTTCGTCGTGCTCGACGAGCCGACGAGTGCGCTCGACGTATCGGTTCAGGCACAGATCCTGAACCTGTTGAACGAACTGCAGGCGGAGTTCGGCCTCACCTACCTGCTCATCTCTCACGATCTCTCGGTGATCCGTCACATCTGTGATCGAGTTGCGGTGATGTACCTGGGCGAGATCGTCGAAATCGCACCGAGCGAGGAGATATTCACGCAGCCGCAACACCCGTACACCGAAGCGCTCCTCGAGAGCGTTCCGCGGGTCGACACCGACGAGCGGGATCGCGACATCGAAACGCTTTCCGGCGACGTCCCGTCCCCCAGGGACCCCCCGAGCGGCTGCCGGTTCAGGACCCGGTGTCCCGTCGTGATCCCGCCGGAGAGCGTCGACGTCGACCAGGTCTCGTATCGGACCGTTCTCTCCGTCCGGGATCGTATTCGGGATCGCGATATCGACGTCGAGGGCGCCCGTGAACTCGTCGGTCAGGAGGCGTCGGTGGGGAACGTCGACGAACGCGTAACCGAACGGATCCTCGAGCGCCTCTTCGATGTCGAACTCCCCGAGCCGCACCGCGAACGCGTCAAGGACGCCGTCGAGGCCGTCGTGGACGACGACTGGGAGCGGGCGGAGTCGGAACTGTCCGCCTATCGGAGTATCTGCGAGGTGGTGTCCCCCGAGTTGCACCCGGAGGCGGACCATCCGGCCGCGTGCCATCGACGGAAACAGCCGTCAGAGGTCCGTACGGCCGTCGAAAACGCGGACGTCTCCCTCGACGAAACCAACACGTAG
- a CDS encoding class I fructose-bisphosphate aldolase — protein MLPGADSGIARDGKVLVLAYDHGLEHGPVDFDPVPETADPSTVFEYATHDAVSAIAVQKGIAEAYYPSYEDDVSLLLKVNGTSNLWMGEYDSAVNCSVEYAEELGAEAVGFTLYGGSNHEVEMAEEFREIQEEARARDMGVVMWSYPRGQGVKNDTKPGVISYASRLGLELGADVAKIKYPGSPEAMADACEMAGEMKVIMSGGSKTDDRAFLEQVNSSMEAGADGLAVGRNVFQRENPIEILDALEAIIYEETTVDEALERATLAPADD, from the coding sequence ATGCTACCAGGAGCAGATTCGGGAATCGCTCGCGACGGCAAGGTCCTCGTTTTGGCGTACGACCACGGGCTCGAACACGGACCGGTCGACTTCGATCCGGTGCCGGAGACCGCCGATCCCTCGACCGTCTTCGAGTACGCGACCCACGACGCCGTGAGCGCGATCGCGGTACAGAAGGGGATCGCCGAGGCGTATTACCCCTCCTACGAGGACGACGTGTCGTTGCTTTTGAAGGTGAACGGCACGTCGAACCTGTGGATGGGCGAATACGATTCGGCGGTGAACTGCTCCGTCGAGTACGCCGAGGAACTCGGCGCCGAGGCGGTCGGATTTACGCTCTACGGCGGCTCGAACCACGAAGTGGAGATGGCCGAAGAGTTCCGAGAGATACAGGAGGAGGCCCGCGCCCGCGACATGGGCGTCGTGATGTGGTCGTATCCGCGCGGACAGGGCGTGAAAAACGACACGAAGCCCGGGGTGATCTCGTATGCGAGTCGGCTCGGGCTCGAACTGGGCGCCGACGTCGCCAAGATCAAGTATCCCGGGTCGCCGGAGGCGATGGCTGACGCCTGCGAGATGGCGGGCGAAATGAAGGTGATCATGTCGGGCGGCTCCAAGACCGACGACCGGGCGTTCCTCGAACAGGTGAACTCCTCCATGGAGGCGGGTGCCGACGGGCTCGCGGTCGGCCGCAACGTGTTCCAGCGCGAGAACCCGATCGAGATCCTCGACGCGCTCGAGGCGATCATCTACGAGGAGACGACCGTCGACGAGGCGCTCGAACGAGCGACGCTCGCCCCGGCGGACGACTGA
- a CDS encoding 50S ribosomal protein L11, producing MAGTIQALVPGGQATPGPPLGPELGPTPVDVQAVVEEINEQTAAFDGMEVPVTVEYEDDGSFSIDVGVPPTAELIKDEAGFETGSGEPQSDFVADLSVEQVKKIAEQKQSDLLSYDLKNAAKEIGGTCVTLGVTIEGEDARTFDDRVDAGEYDDVLAE from the coding sequence ATGGCTGGAACTATCCAGGCGCTCGTCCCTGGCGGACAGGCCACTCCCGGCCCGCCGCTCGGCCCCGAACTCGGGCCGACGCCGGTGGACGTGCAGGCCGTCGTCGAGGAGATCAACGAACAGACCGCAGCGTTCGACGGGATGGAGGTCCCGGTTACCGTCGAGTACGAGGACGACGGCTCGTTTTCGATCGACGTCGGCGTCCCACCGACCGCCGAACTGATCAAAGACGAAGCCGGTTTCGAAACCGGCTCCGGCGAGCCACAGTCCGACTTCGTCGCGGATCTCTCGGTCGAGCAGGTGAAAAAGATCGCAGAACAGAAGCAGTCGGACCTGCTGTCGTACGACCTGAAAAACGCCGCCAAGGAGATCGGCGGCACCTGCGTCACCCTCGGGGTCACCATCGAAGGGGAAGACGCCCGAACCTTCGACGACCGCGTCGACGCCGGCGAGTACGACGACGTTCTCGCCGAATAG
- a CDS encoding YhbY family RNA-binding protein: MSDRELRKEAHDLDVTVWVGKSGIDAVVDELADQLEDRKLVKVKFLRAARGNTTTEQLAENLATAVDAELVEIRGHTAVYH; the protein is encoded by the coding sequence ATGAGCGATCGAGAACTCCGGAAGGAGGCACACGACCTCGACGTGACTGTCTGGGTCGGGAAAAGCGGCATCGACGCCGTCGTCGACGAACTCGCAGATCAACTCGAGGACAGGAAACTCGTGAAGGTGAAGTTTCTCAGGGCGGCACGGGGCAACACGACGACCGAACAGCTCGCCGAGAATCTCGCAACCGCCGTCGACGCCGAACTGGTCGAGATCCGCGGTCACACGGCGGTGTATCACTGA
- a CDS encoding TATA-box-binding protein: protein MTNPKDTINIENVVASTGIGQELDLQSVAMDLEGADYDPEQFPGLVYRTQNPKSAALIFRSGKIVCTGAKSTADVHESLNIVFDKLRELEIPVEEDPEITVQNIVTSADLGTSLNLNAIAIGLGLENIEYEPEQFPGLVYRLDEPDVVALLFGSGKLVITGGKEPVDAEAAVDVITGRLEELGLLG, encoded by the coding sequence ATGACCAATCCCAAGGACACGATAAACATCGAGAACGTCGTTGCCTCCACGGGCATCGGCCAGGAGCTCGACCTCCAGAGCGTCGCCATGGACCTCGAGGGCGCCGACTACGACCCCGAACAGTTCCCCGGGCTGGTCTACAGGACCCAGAACCCCAAATCCGCGGCGCTGATCTTCCGGTCGGGGAAGATCGTCTGTACGGGAGCGAAGTCGACGGCGGACGTCCACGAGAGCCTCAACATCGTCTTCGACAAGCTGCGGGAACTGGAGATCCCCGTCGAGGAGGATCCCGAAATCACCGTTCAAAACATCGTCACGAGTGCGGATCTGGGAACGAGCCTCAACCTCAACGCGATCGCGATCGGGCTCGGGCTCGAGAACATCGAGTACGAGCCCGAGCAGTTCCCGGGACTGGTCTACCGGCTCGACGAGCCCGACGTCGTGGCGCTGCTTTTCGGCTCCGGCAAGCTCGTGATAACCGGCGGCAAGGAGCCCGTTGACGCCGAGGCCGCCGTCGACGTGATCACCGGGCGGCTCGAGGAACTCGGCCTGCTGGGCTGA
- a CDS encoding DUF7473 family protein, which produces MVTHVRIAATGVSPLAVAGTFGLLAAFLSLTAFLAARNVLGDVPAVKALGVGPFPAAVAVVAGALDLPSALAIGVALLLDGAAIHYLYGESPRLSAYITLIHVVVTILLGTVLFGLLILLGTLPG; this is translated from the coding sequence ATGGTCACCCACGTTCGGATCGCCGCGACCGGCGTTTCTCCGCTCGCCGTGGCCGGTACGTTCGGCCTGCTGGCGGCGTTTCTCTCTCTTACCGCGTTCTTGGCCGCGAGAAACGTTCTCGGCGACGTCCCAGCCGTAAAAGCGCTGGGGGTCGGGCCGTTCCCCGCGGCTGTCGCCGTCGTCGCCGGGGCGCTCGATCTCCCCTCGGCCCTGGCGATCGGCGTCGCCCTCCTGCTCGACGGCGCGGCGATCCACTACCTGTACGGGGAGTCGCCGAGGCTCTCCGCGTACATTACCCTCATCCACGTCGTGGTGACGATCCTGCTTGGAACTGTCCTGTTCGGGCTGTTGATTCTTCTCGGGACGCTCCCCGGCTGA
- the hisG gene encoding ATP phosphoribosyltransferase, which produces MRIAVPNKGRLHEPTMELLERAGLHVERTADRQLYADTVDPEVTVLFARAADIPEYVRDGAADLGVTGLDQAHESGAVVEATGDGSEASTAGGEDADGAALVDLVDLGYGRCRLVLAAPEDGDITEIDDVDGRTVATEFPNVTRSFFDSRGIAPDIVEVTGATELTPHVEMADAIVDITSTGTTLKVNRLAVIADVLESSVRLFARANVVDDPKVGQVATAFESVVAAEGKRYLMMNVPTSRLEAVKDVIPGMGGPTVMDIAGENGEDESGQVAVHAVVDERRVFEVITDLKAVGASDILVTEIERLVE; this is translated from the coding sequence ATGCGCATCGCCGTGCCCAACAAGGGCCGTCTCCACGAGCCGACGATGGAACTGCTGGAGCGGGCGGGGCTCCACGTCGAACGAACGGCCGACCGCCAGCTGTACGCCGACACTGTCGATCCGGAGGTGACGGTGCTTTTCGCCCGGGCGGCCGACATCCCCGAGTACGTCCGTGACGGCGCCGCCGACCTGGGGGTTACTGGTCTCGACCAGGCCCACGAGTCCGGGGCGGTGGTGGAAGCCACCGGCGACGGCTCCGAAGCGTCGACCGCGGGCGGGGAGGACGCAGACGGGGCTGCGCTCGTCGATCTGGTCGATCTGGGGTACGGACGGTGTCGACTGGTGCTTGCCGCCCCTGAGGACGGGGACATCACCGAGATCGACGACGTCGACGGGCGCACCGTCGCCACCGAGTTCCCGAACGTCACCCGATCGTTCTTCGATTCTCGGGGGATCGCTCCCGACATCGTCGAGGTGACCGGCGCGACGGAGCTTACGCCACACGTCGAGATGGCCGACGCGATCGTCGACATCACCTCCACGGGGACGACCCTGAAGGTCAACCGGCTCGCCGTTATCGCCGACGTTCTCGAAAGCTCCGTACGACTGTTCGCAAGAGCGAACGTCGTCGACGATCCGAAGGTCGGGCAGGTCGCGACCGCCTTCGAGTCGGTCGTTGCCGCCGAGGGGAAACGGTATCTGATGATGAACGTGCCGACGAGCCGGCTCGAAGCGGTCAAAGACGTGATTCCCGGGATGGGTGGTCCGACGGTGATGGACATCGCCGGCGAGAACGGGGAAGACGAGTCCGGTCAGGTGGCCGTCCACGCCGTCGTAGACGAGCGCCGCGTGTTCGAGGTGATCACCGACCTCAAGGCGGTCGGCGCGAGCGACATCCTCGTCACAGAAATCGAGCGTCTCGTCGAGTGA
- a CDS encoding class 1 fructose-bisphosphatase, with the protein MAREDTDTRDSRDSRATDGDHATTVERVFDAVAETAPEIRSGLPGRRSALDVENPSGETQLAADAHADQLLRERLGAIDGVASYVSEERESKVDASDGGASAADTGRVAVAVDPLDGSSNLRSNNAMGTIVGVYDAPLPASGRQLVGAGYLLYGPITTMVLAHSGVVREEVVASDPGDGAVDRQVVTPELVLPDDPVVYGFGGRVPDWTPEFAAFAEEIERELKLRYGGAMVGDVNQVLTYGGIFSYPALEDRPDGKLRLQFEANPMAFIVETAGGRSSTGTGSILDVEPETLHERTPVHLGNPELIERLEAQFTRA; encoded by the coding sequence ATGGCGCGGGAAGACACCGACACCCGGGACAGCCGAGACAGCCGAGCAACCGACGGAGATCACGCAACGACTGTCGAGCGCGTGTTCGACGCGGTGGCCGAAACCGCACCCGAAATTCGGTCCGGGCTACCCGGACGTCGAAGCGCACTCGATGTGGAGAATCCATCCGGGGAGACGCAACTCGCCGCCGATGCGCACGCCGACCAGCTGCTCCGTGAACGGCTCGGGGCGATCGACGGAGTCGCAAGCTACGTGAGCGAGGAGCGCGAATCGAAGGTGGACGCATCCGACGGGGGCGCCTCCGCCGCAGACACCGGACGAGTAGCGGTTGCGGTAGACCCCCTCGACGGTTCTTCGAACCTCCGGTCGAACAACGCGATGGGGACGATCGTGGGCGTCTACGACGCGCCGCTTCCCGCATCCGGCCGGCAGCTCGTCGGTGCCGGCTACCTGCTTTACGGCCCGATCACGACGATGGTCCTCGCCCACAGCGGGGTCGTCAGGGAGGAGGTCGTCGCGTCCGACCCCGGTGACGGCGCCGTCGACCGACAGGTCGTCACGCCGGAACTCGTGTTGCCGGACGACCCGGTCGTCTACGGATTCGGGGGTCGAGTTCCCGACTGGACCCCGGAGTTTGCGGCGTTCGCCGAGGAGATCGAACGGGAGCTCAAACTCCGGTACGGTGGCGCGATGGTCGGTGACGTGAACCAGGTTCTCACCTACGGTGGAATCTTCTCCTATCCCGCCCTCGAGGACAGGCCCGACGGGAAGCTCCGACTTCAGTTCGAGGCGAACCCGATGGCGTTTATCGTCGAAACTGCCGGCGGACGTTCGTCGACTGGAACCGGCTCGATCCTCGATGTCGAACCGGAGACGCTCCACGAACGGACTCCCGTCCACCTCGGCAACCCGGAACTGATCGAACGGCTCGAAGCACAGTTCACCCGGGCGTAG
- a CDS encoding zinc-dependent metalloprotease has translation MDLYRSVRAVTTASGDGAVDWDGVREAAKAGTRPGSLDLSPAERDGYAADVRAARDRLQTVSGTEFDVPDRLTVQNRHHWIDANVDTFRRVMEPIEAEVKTLFPNVSRVANTGTMAFTLGFLARHVLGQYDPLLLADDPEEHGLYFVHPNIRRVADELDVEYERFRRWIVFHEVAHAAEFGAAPWLPGYLESRLESGVRTLSRGGLDREAFLDLDAAMTAVEGYAELLMDRAFDEEYADLREKVDERRDTGGGPVGRLVRRLLGLGLKRRQYERGTRFFETVADECGLAAAGVVWERPENLPTDAELDRPELWIRRVDPC, from the coding sequence ATGGATCTGTATCGCAGCGTCCGGGCGGTGACCACCGCCTCGGGCGACGGCGCGGTCGACTGGGACGGCGTTCGCGAGGCAGCGAAAGCCGGGACGAGACCGGGCTCGCTGGATCTGAGTCCCGCCGAACGCGACGGCTACGCAGCCGACGTTCGGGCCGCACGCGACCGACTCCAGACGGTGTCGGGCACGGAGTTCGACGTTCCCGATCGACTCACCGTCCAGAACAGACATCACTGGATCGACGCGAACGTCGACACGTTCCGTCGGGTGATGGAACCGATCGAGGCCGAAGTGAAGACGTTGTTCCCGAACGTCTCGCGCGTGGCGAACACGGGGACGATGGCGTTCACCCTCGGCTTTCTCGCCCGTCACGTCCTCGGACAGTACGACCCGCTGCTTCTGGCCGACGATCCCGAGGAACACGGGCTCTACTTCGTTCACCCGAACATCCGACGCGTAGCGGACGAACTGGACGTCGAGTACGAGCGGTTCCGCCGGTGGATCGTCTTTCACGAGGTGGCACACGCCGCGGAGTTCGGCGCCGCCCCCTGGCTGCCGGGCTATCTCGAATCGCGCCTCGAATCGGGCGTCCGGACGCTCTCCCGGGGTGGATTAGACCGCGAGGCGTTCCTCGATCTCGACGCCGCGATGACCGCAGTCGAGGGGTACGCCGAACTGCTCATGGATCGTGCGTTCGACGAAGAGTACGCCGATCTCCGGGAAAAGGTCGACGAACGCCGGGACACCGGTGGCGGTCCAGTCGGACGGCTGGTTCGACGGCTGCTCGGTCTGGGACTGAAACGCAGACAGTACGAGCGTGGCACGCGATTCTTCGAAACCGTCGCCGACGAGTGTGGACTCGCCGCGGCCGGCGTCGTCTGGGAACGCCCCGAGAACCTCCCGACCGACGCCGAACTGGACCGGCCGGAGCTGTGGATCCGCCGCGTCGATCCCTGCTGA
- a CDS encoding mechanosensitive ion channel family protein: MACPVAMAAVGADALFEPTIAAGQTVPLQIDPVQNVLAEYVSEDLAGTLTSAGVFLVVLVVFYVLDKAFFSPLIDRVFERRQLDAHARNPLNKIVSIVVLFVGLSVAFGFAGYGNFLQSLATIAAAATLAIGFALQDVIRNFVSGIFIFTDKPFKIGDWIVWGDNDGVVEDISFRVTRVRTFDNELLTVPNSDLTDGVIKNPVAKDTLRLKFVFGIDYEDDIDHATELILEEAADHPDILEEPAPSVRLTELADSAVGLQARVWIANPSRSDFIRTRAEFATSVKKRFDAEDITIPFPQRTVSGRGAREQPASLTEE, from the coding sequence ATGGCCTGTCCGGTCGCGATGGCTGCAGTCGGAGCGGACGCGCTGTTCGAGCCGACAATCGCGGCGGGTCAGACAGTGCCGTTGCAGATCGATCCGGTCCAGAACGTCCTCGCTGAGTACGTCAGCGAAGATCTCGCCGGGACGCTCACCAGTGCAGGGGTGTTTCTTGTCGTCCTGGTCGTCTTTTACGTGCTGGACAAAGCGTTCTTCAGTCCGCTCATCGACCGGGTGTTCGAACGGCGGCAGCTGGATGCACACGCCAGAAACCCGCTGAACAAGATCGTCTCGATCGTCGTCCTCTTCGTCGGCCTCAGCGTCGCGTTCGGCTTTGCTGGATACGGTAATTTCCTGCAATCGCTGGCGACGATCGCCGCCGCGGCGACCCTGGCGATCGGCTTCGCACTGCAGGACGTCATCCGGAACTTCGTTTCGGGCATATTCATCTTCACGGACAAACCGTTCAAGATCGGCGATTGGATCGTCTGGGGCGACAACGACGGTGTCGTCGAGGACATCTCGTTCCGTGTGACTCGTGTCCGGACGTTCGACAACGAACTGCTCACGGTTCCGAACTCCGATCTGACCGACGGTGTCATCAAAAACCCCGTGGCGAAGGATACGCTCCGGCTCAAGTTCGTGTTCGGGATCGACTACGAGGACGACATCGACCACGCGACGGAGCTCATCCTCGAGGAGGCTGCCGACCATCCCGACATCCTGGAGGAGCCCGCTCCGTCGGTTCGGCTTACGGAACTCGCAGACTCGGCGGTCGGGCTCCAGGCCCGCGTGTGGATCGCGAACCCCTCGCGCTCGGACTTCATCAGGACTCGTGCCGAGTTCGCAACGAGCGTGAAAAAGCGGTTCGACGCGGAGGACATCACGATCCCGTTCCCACAGCGGACCGTCTCCGGGCGCGGTGCGCGGGAACAGCCCGCGTCGCTGACGGAGGAGTAG
- a CDS encoding threonine synthase, which yields MRTTDAFVGLACLDCGGKFDPEPTGHRCPDCEGILDPRYDLDAVELTPDVLADRHTQSMYRYEELLPFPSESAVSLGEGTTPLVECPSLADTLGVDRVLIKDEGQNPTGTFKDRGQSLAVTAAREHGADAIALNSAGNAGQAAAAYAARAGMDAHVFLPQRAGFTQKAMVEIHGGNLHVADPIDGDSEIGDAGDAYAEAMAEEDWYSTKTFVTPYRHEGKKTMALEILEELDWEPPDAVVYPTGGGVGLVGMHKAARELRELGWIDDLPPLYAAQASGCAPIVDAFEAGREVHEPVAEVNTVCNGIAIPDPGASRQILAAIRESDGGAVATDDGEILEAAIEVARTAGVEMGATCAAAASGAFELAKQGEFDDDDTVVLLNTGAGNKDAATLRSQLGDRSS from the coding sequence CGAACCCACGGGCCACCGCTGTCCCGACTGCGAAGGGATCCTCGATCCTCGCTACGACCTCGATGCGGTCGAACTCACCCCGGACGTGTTAGCCGACCGCCATACCCAGTCGATGTATCGATACGAGGAGTTACTCCCGTTCCCGTCCGAGTCGGCTGTCAGCCTGGGGGAGGGGACGACGCCGCTGGTGGAGTGTCCGTCGCTCGCTGACACGCTGGGCGTCGACAGAGTGCTCATAAAGGACGAGGGACAGAACCCGACGGGCACCTTCAAGGACCGCGGCCAGTCGCTGGCAGTGACGGCCGCACGGGAGCACGGCGCCGACGCGATCGCGCTCAACTCGGCGGGCAACGCCGGCCAGGCGGCGGCCGCCTACGCGGCCCGTGCGGGGATGGACGCACACGTGTTCCTCCCGCAGCGGGCCGGGTTCACTCAAAAGGCGATGGTGGAGATCCACGGCGGGAACCTCCACGTCGCCGACCCGATCGACGGCGACTCCGAGATCGGCGATGCCGGGGACGCATACGCGGAAGCGATGGCAGAAGAGGACTGGTACTCGACGAAGACGTTCGTGACGCCGTACCGTCACGAGGGGAAAAAGACGATGGCGCTGGAAATTCTCGAGGAACTCGACTGGGAACCTCCCGACGCCGTCGTCTACCCGACCGGGGGCGGCGTCGGGCTGGTCGGGATGCACAAGGCAGCCCGGGAGCTTCGCGAGCTGGGCTGGATCGACGACCTCCCGCCGCTGTACGCCGCACAGGCGAGCGGCTGTGCCCCGATCGTGGACGCCTTCGAGGCCGGACGCGAGGTACACGAGCCGGTCGCGGAAGTGAACACGGTCTGTAACGGTATTGCGATCCCGGACCCGGGTGCCAGCCGACAGATCCTCGCTGCGATCCGCGAAAGCGACGGCGGGGCAGTAGCAACAGACGACGGGGAGATCCTCGAGGCCGCGATCGAGGTCGCCCGGACGGCGGGAGTCGAGATGGGTGCGACCTGTGCGGCCGCCGCGAGCGGGGCGTTCGAGCTGGCAAAGCAGGGGGAGTTCGACGACGACGATACAGTCGTCCTGTTGAACACCGGCGCCGGGAACAAGGACGCGGCGACGCTCCGGTCACAGCTCGGGGACCGATCCTCGTAA
- a CDS encoding methyltransferase domain-containing protein: MYGLELAGEEDVFAAYEAKSAAAGVELVAPGLATAGSVTDRVETLAYTRNAIELIGRTDADVGSARALLQAAPIERQGTVAVRARDVRGTSEISTQQAERELGSVLVDRGFAVDLDDPDHLLRVLFSSGVVDADEVAIGPVPDVVGESVDVCLVGWLAAESARDFTERKPTDRPFFQPGSMAPIDARAYANVAGAGRGRLVVDPMCGTGGVLIEAGLVGSRVLGIDAQEKMVRGTRENLETYLPESAEFGVVRGDATALPLCDSGTPDAVDAVVFDAPYGRQSKIARHELAALVEGALADAHRICRSDGRTVLVADRSWREAAISTGWELEAVFRRPVHRSLDRYVHVLSEADDPPLEDPL, from the coding sequence GTGTACGGGCTGGAACTCGCCGGCGAGGAGGATGTCTTCGCGGCCTACGAGGCGAAAAGCGCCGCCGCGGGTGTCGAACTCGTCGCCCCGGGGCTGGCGACTGCCGGATCGGTCACCGACCGGGTCGAGACGCTCGCGTACACCCGAAACGCGATCGAGTTGATCGGACGGACGGACGCCGACGTCGGGAGCGCCCGGGCGCTGTTGCAAGCGGCGCCGATCGAGCGCCAGGGAACCGTCGCCGTTCGCGCCCGCGACGTGAGGGGGACCTCCGAGATCTCCACCCAGCAGGCCGAACGAGAGCTAGGAAGCGTGCTCGTCGATCGCGGGTTCGCGGTCGACCTCGACGATCCGGATCATCTGCTTCGCGTTCTCTTTTCGTCGGGCGTCGTCGACGCCGACGAAGTCGCTATCGGGCCGGTCCCCGACGTCGTGGGGGAGTCCGTCGACGTCTGTCTGGTCGGCTGGCTGGCGGCCGAATCGGCCCGCGATTTCACCGAACGGAAGCCGACCGACAGGCCCTTCTTCCAGCCGGGGAGTATGGCCCCCATCGACGCCCGGGCGTACGCAAACGTGGCCGGCGCAGGGAGGGGACGACTCGTGGTGGATCCGATGTGTGGGACCGGAGGGGTACTGATCGAAGCCGGACTCGTGGGATCCCGGGTGCTGGGGATCGATGCACAGGAAAAAATGGTCCGCGGCACGAGGGAGAACCTCGAAACGTATCTCCCGGAGTCCGCCGAGTTCGGCGTCGTCCGCGGTGACGCGACGGCGCTTCCACTGTGTGATTCTGGGACCCCCGACGCCGTCGATGCGGTCGTCTTCGACGCGCCGTACGGCAGACAGTCGAAGATCGCTCGCCACGAACTCGCCGCGCTCGTCGAGGGAGCGCTCGCGGACGCACACCGGATCTGTCGTTCGGACGGGCGAACCGTCCTCGTCGCCGACCGATCGTGGCGCGAGGCTGCGATCTCGACCGGGTGGGAACTCGAGGCCGTGTTTCGCCGGCCCGTCCACCGATCCCTCGACCGGTACGTACACGTTCTTTCGGAAGCTGACGATCCGCCCCTCGAGGATCCGCTGTAG